A single Crateriforma conspicua DNA region contains:
- a CDS encoding VanZ family protein, translating into MTLFQAYPTRAPLMQPVTKIRIFRIRLAIVLLALYWLAMFTGTHLPRVDFVQLHVGDKVKHFVGFFGLAFLLCYVTGGRRVITRFSRVAAIVLAYAAFDEWSQGFVPGRTPDRYDFLADAAGMLAAMAMYLVAKFLFGHQIRGLIRKIRGQSSDWSTPVTKSAGASTSPSV; encoded by the coding sequence ATGACTTTGTTTCAAGCTTATCCGACGCGAGCCCCGTTGATGCAGCCGGTCACCAAGATCCGCATTTTTCGAATCCGGTTGGCGATTGTGTTGCTGGCGCTGTACTGGCTGGCGATGTTCACCGGCACCCACTTGCCGCGTGTCGATTTTGTTCAGCTGCACGTTGGCGACAAGGTCAAGCACTTCGTGGGCTTCTTCGGCCTCGCGTTTCTACTGTGCTATGTGACCGGCGGCCGTCGTGTCATCACTCGGTTTTCGCGGGTGGCCGCCATTGTGCTTGCCTACGCGGCGTTCGACGAGTGGTCACAGGGCTTTGTGCCCGGACGGACCCCCGACCGGTACGATTTCCTGGCCGATGCGGCGGGAATGTTGGCCGCGATGGCGATGTACCTGGTCGCGAAGTTCCTGTTCGGACACCAAATTCGTGGGCTGATTCGAAAGATTCGTGGTCAGTCATCCGATTGGTCGACACCGGTGACCAAGTCGGCGGGCGCATCCACGTCGCCATCGGTTTGA
- a CDS encoding 5-(carboxyamino)imidazole ribonucleotide synthase translates to MKKTLMPGATLGMVGGGQLGRMFAIAAAQMGYRVVVLCDSDNAPAAQVATQVVVGAIDDPDVVKRFARQCDVITLEFENIPTDTIAGCAEFAPTYPSADVLRVAQDRWLEKSSLRDLGLPVTPFDQVGDADSVRRFAEHHGYPVIVKTARSGYDGKGQYRVESSQQADDVPWDTADQWIAERCIRFDKEVSILVARNVHGQTSTFPLFENDHVNHILDQTTCPASVGPAIESSAREIAMAVADGLDLIGLICIEFFLMGDSLMINEIAPRPHNSGHLSIEACGVSQFEQQVRAVCGLSLGNTGLVSGGAAMVNLLGDLWQDGDPAWDRVFGLEDSLAALGIRLHLYGKAGAKVGRKMGHLTAVADDVVAAVNAVREARERLRSS, encoded by the coding sequence ATGAAAAAGACGCTAATGCCAGGCGCCACCTTGGGGATGGTCGGGGGCGGTCAATTGGGACGCATGTTCGCAATCGCCGCCGCACAGATGGGTTATCGGGTCGTCGTGTTATGCGATTCCGATAACGCGCCCGCGGCACAAGTGGCGACCCAAGTCGTTGTCGGCGCGATCGACGATCCGGACGTGGTGAAACGATTCGCCCGGCAGTGCGACGTGATCACTTTGGAATTCGAAAACATTCCCACCGATACGATCGCGGGTTGTGCCGAATTTGCACCGACTTACCCCTCAGCCGACGTGTTACGTGTCGCCCAAGACCGTTGGCTGGAAAAGTCCAGTTTGCGTGACCTGGGATTGCCCGTGACTCCGTTTGATCAAGTCGGCGACGCGGATTCCGTCCGGCGATTTGCGGAACACCATGGTTACCCGGTGATCGTGAAGACGGCACGCAGTGGTTATGACGGCAAAGGCCAGTATCGCGTCGAATCATCCCAGCAAGCGGACGATGTCCCCTGGGATACGGCCGACCAATGGATTGCCGAACGGTGCATCCGATTTGATAAAGAAGTTTCGATCTTGGTGGCTCGGAACGTTCACGGTCAAACGTCGACATTCCCGCTGTTCGAAAATGATCACGTCAATCACATCCTGGACCAAACAACGTGTCCCGCATCGGTCGGTCCGGCCATCGAATCATCGGCACGTGAAATTGCGATGGCCGTGGCCGATGGATTGGATTTGATCGGATTGATCTGCATCGAGTTTTTTCTGATGGGGGATTCATTGATGATCAATGAAATCGCACCTCGGCCACACAACTCAGGTCACCTTTCGATCGAAGCGTGTGGTGTCAGCCAGTTCGAACAACAGGTCCGCGCCGTCTGTGGGCTTTCGCTTGGAAACACTGGATTGGTATCCGGCGGCGCCGCGATGGTGAATCTGCTCGGCGACTTATGGCAGGATGGCGATCCGGCTTGGGATCGCGTTTTTGGATTGGAAGATTCGCTGGCCGCTTTGGGGATTCGCTTGCACTTGTATGGAAAAGCGGGTGCCAAGGTGGGACGCAAGATGGGGCACCTGACCGCGGTGGCGGACGATGTCGTCGCAGCGGTCAACGCGGTTCGCGAAGCTCGGGAACGACTGCGATCGTCTTAG
- the purE gene encoding 5-(carboxyamino)imidazole ribonucleotide mutase produces the protein MTSESESTATSTSSNEFPDTGARVGIIMGSRNDWETMQPAAAMLKQLGVPHECLVVSAHRTPQRMFAYAQSAAGRGVQVIIAGAGGAAHLPGMVASETHLPVIGVPVQSRALQGLDSLLSIVQMPGGIPVATMSIGKSGAKNAGIFAARVLALSDSDLRERLCDFVRQQKDDVLKSADLNDLC, from the coding sequence ATGACTTCGGAAAGCGAATCCACCGCCACCAGCACTTCATCGAACGAGTTCCCGGACACCGGTGCTCGGGTCGGCATCATCATGGGCAGCCGAAACGACTGGGAAACGATGCAGCCCGCTGCGGCAATGTTGAAGCAGCTGGGCGTGCCGCATGAGTGTTTGGTGGTCAGCGCCCACCGCACGCCACAGCGGATGTTCGCCTACGCACAATCGGCCGCCGGTCGTGGCGTGCAGGTCATTATCGCGGGTGCCGGGGGGGCGGCCCATTTGCCGGGAATGGTCGCATCGGAAACCCATTTGCCGGTCATCGGTGTCCCCGTCCAAAGTCGCGCGTTGCAGGGTCTGGATTCGCTGCTGTCGATCGTCCAGATGCCCGGCGGCATTCCGGTGGCCACCATGTCGATTGGAAAGTCCGGTGCAAAGAACGCGGGCATCTTCGCGGCGCGCGTCTTGGCATTGTCCGATAGCGATCTGCGCGAAAGGCTTTGCGACTTCGTTCGTCAACAAAAGGACGACGTGCTGAAGTCGGCTGATCTGAACGACCTGTGTTGA
- a CDS encoding c-type cytochrome domain-containing protein, which yields MLRRQRAFRSTIALAASLTSVAISGLASAEQSTPDSGAEKVTFEEHVKPIFRQHCLTCHNLGEKKGGLALDSYQAVLEGGGSGEVVYDDGDYAGSRLWQLVSHEDTPIMPPGQDKIPAEQLAVLQAWIEGGILENSGSKAKAKKKNPLEFVAASRGKPEGPAAMPETVSMGVPVVTNRPAAVTAIACSPWAPLVAVGGQRQVVLYHGDNGELLGVLPFAEGIPQSIRFSSDGGYLFVAGGEHAVLGLVAIYDVRTGERIATVGDELDIVFDGDANSDMTRVAMGGPKRMLRIYDVTDGSLKFDLKKHTDWILAVAFSPDDVLIASGDRSAGLVVWEADTGQPYLDLAGHKGAVTAVSWRDDGNVLASGSEDGTVKLWDMHTGNQIKSINVGGPVQDVAFDHQGRLITASGNRKATVWDAGGSKVRDLPAMQEAVLEAALSHDGKRAVYGDWSGQIFNVATDDPKQTLTLASNPPDERELLAAASQKLKAAQAELKKATDDLQPIQTKVQTMKDAVDVAKRDLASKRDRLEELKSTLAELNQKEQSAQGTIRKAAEAADVSHDEMIAAKVALKRGDIDDQRLAAAEQQVADAFAALAESRRGLLATREQIVSVAAQRKQIQEAIPTLEKAVSDAYGRLQAAQAELEPAEQTRRGADAVVQQLSDRVRRIEAAIEASI from the coding sequence GTGCTGAGACGACAAAGGGCATTCCGTTCGACGATCGCGCTGGCCGCATCGCTGACATCCGTCGCGATTTCAGGTTTGGCATCCGCCGAACAATCGACGCCGGATTCCGGTGCAGAAAAGGTGACGTTTGAAGAACACGTCAAACCAATTTTTCGACAGCACTGTTTGACTTGTCACAACTTGGGCGAAAAGAAGGGCGGCTTGGCTCTGGATTCGTACCAAGCGGTGTTGGAAGGCGGCGGCAGCGGTGAAGTCGTCTATGACGATGGGGATTACGCCGGCAGCCGACTGTGGCAATTGGTGTCGCACGAAGACACGCCGATCATGCCGCCGGGCCAAGACAAGATTCCGGCCGAGCAATTGGCGGTTCTTCAGGCCTGGATCGAAGGCGGCATTCTGGAAAACAGTGGTTCGAAGGCCAAAGCGAAAAAGAAGAACCCACTGGAATTTGTCGCCGCCAGCCGCGGCAAGCCTGAAGGGCCGGCTGCCATGCCGGAAACAGTGTCGATGGGCGTCCCCGTGGTGACGAACCGGCCGGCGGCGGTCACCGCGATCGCTTGCAGCCCCTGGGCGCCTTTGGTCGCCGTCGGTGGCCAGCGTCAGGTCGTCCTGTATCACGGCGACAACGGTGAATTGCTGGGCGTATTGCCCTTCGCCGAAGGCATCCCGCAATCGATCCGGTTCAGTTCCGACGGCGGATATTTGTTTGTCGCCGGCGGCGAGCACGCAGTGCTGGGACTGGTGGCCATTTACGATGTTCGGACCGGCGAGCGTATTGCGACGGTCGGTGACGAACTGGACATCGTGTTTGATGGCGACGCCAATTCCGACATGACCCGCGTTGCGATGGGCGGACCGAAGCGGATGTTGCGTATTTACGACGTCACCGACGGGTCGCTGAAGTTTGATCTGAAGAAACACACCGACTGGATTTTGGCGGTCGCTTTCAGCCCCGACGATGTGTTGATCGCTTCGGGTGATCGCTCGGCCGGTCTGGTGGTTTGGGAAGCCGACACCGGACAGCCCTATCTGGACTTGGCTGGTCACAAGGGCGCCGTGACGGCAGTGTCTTGGCGTGACGATGGCAACGTTTTGGCCAGCGGCAGCGAAGACGGCACGGTCAAGTTATGGGACATGCACACGGGAAACCAAATCAAAAGCATCAACGTTGGTGGCCCTGTCCAAGACGTCGCGTTTGACCATCAAGGTCGATTGATCACCGCATCCGGGAATCGCAAAGCCACGGTCTGGGATGCCGGCGGATCAAAAGTCAGGGATCTTCCCGCGATGCAGGAAGCGGTTTTGGAAGCCGCCCTGTCACACGATGGAAAGCGAGCGGTGTATGGCGATTGGAGTGGGCAAATCTTCAACGTTGCCACCGATGATCCCAAGCAAACACTGACCCTGGCATCCAATCCACCGGATGAAAGGGAACTGTTGGCGGCTGCTTCACAAAAACTGAAAGCGGCCCAGGCGGAACTGAAGAAGGCCACGGATGACTTGCAACCGATTCAGACCAAGGTCCAAACGATGAAGGACGCCGTCGATGTGGCAAAACGCGATCTAGCGTCGAAACGCGATCGTTTGGAGGAACTGAAGTCGACGCTGGCCGAACTGAACCAAAAAGAACAGTCCGCACAGGGGACGATTCGGAAAGCCGCCGAGGCCGCCGACGTCAGCCATGACGAAATGATCGCGGCCAAGGTTGCGTTGAAACGTGGCGACATCGACGACCAACGGTTGGCGGCGGCAGAACAGCAAGTCGCTGATGCGTTTGCCGCTTTGGCCGAATCACGACGCGGTTTGTTGGCGACCCGGGAACAGATCGTTTCGGTCGCCGCGCAGCGGAAGCAAATCCAGGAAGCGATACCGACTTTGGAAAAGGCGGTCAGCGACGCATACGGTCGCTTGCAGGCGGCCCAAGCCGAACTTGAACCGGCGGAGCAAACCCGCCGAGGGGCCGATGCGGTGGTCCAGCAACTGTCGGACCGCGTAAGGCGCATTGAAGCAGCGATCGAAGCATCAATCTGA